The nucleotide sequence CTTTCGCATATGACACAATTCTAGGTGAGAGGGGGACATATCTCTCAGGAGGGCAAAGGCAAAGGCTGAGCATAGCTAGGGCAATTATAAAGAACCCTGATGTTTTAATTTTTGATGAGGCAACATCGAATTTAGACGTAGTTAGTGAAAGGGAAGTTTATGAGGCAATGATGGAGGTCTCAAGAAATAAGACTGTAATACTCATAACCCACAACATACATGAGGTAATGAACGCTGATAAGGTAATCGTCCTGGATAACGGCGAGGTAATGGAGAGGGGAAAACCAAAAGAGTTATTACGTAACGAAACATACTTCCATAAGATTTTCAAAGACCAAATAAACGAGGAGAACGTGTTCTCTAAGGACGGTAATGGGAAAGAGATACATGACATAAGGATACTAAATCCCCGGTCAACTAAGATAACTCCTGCAGAGAGGAGGAGCAGGGTTACTGTTGAAGCTGAAAACGAGATATATAGAGACCTCATTCCTAAGGCACTATTTCCCATAACAAACCCTAAGTTCATAGGATTTTACACTGATGACGGCAAGGAGTTATTTCTGCTTGAGGACTACAGTAAACTAGATAGCGAATCGTTGAAGGTACTAGAAAGTGCTCTGTTATACAACAACCTTGTATTTAAGGTTGTTAAGATAAATAATATCAACATAAAGGGAGATCAGTTAGAGTGGGATCTTGTAACAGATAAAGGAGTTTCAAAGACATTCACGTTGGGTAGGAGGAATGTAGTTGTCTTTGAGAAAAAGGTTGTACTAATAGACCGTAATGATAACTTGTATGAAATAAATATGGAAAGTATTGATAAGAGAAGCTTAAGATTATTACTGGAGACCATTTGAACGATATTTGCAGATACTCTTTTTTAAGCTCTTAAAATTCAAGCTGTAACGTTAATTTTCGGTATTTACTCGTGTTAGTCTCACTCATTTTACTCCATTTCAAGTACATACTCTCACCTAGTCAACGCATTATTTCTACACGTAGTCTTTAGGAAAGAGTAAAGAAAAAGAGAGGAAAGATGAATCTGAGGCAAATACGGTACTAAAAAAGAGGAGTCACTTAAGTTTAAAAAAGGTTTACCTTGATGTCGGCGTAGGTGTCACAGTTATCTTCTCTCTCTTTGTCCTCCTCTGCTTTATCATAGTTTTCTCGTATTTTTCGTAGCACATACTAGATAATGTCATTTTATTAAAATATAAGCTTTCTTTAATAAAAAATAAAGTCATACTAATACATTTGAAGGATTACTTATACCAAGAAAATAGTAAGAACCAAAACCTAAAGATCTTAAATTGACCTTTATACTTAATGATTTATTATTTCTATATTAATGCATTATAATCAAACTAATAAAAATTTTTATATAAACAAATTATATTAGTAAAAAATAGGTGGTACATTTGATTGTGATTGAGTATAAAAGTGGTAGAAGGGAGGAAATTCCCGTAATAGACTACCACGCACATATTTGGAAAGCTGGCGAAAGTAATTGGTTAAGACCAGAGCTAGCAAAGGGGTGGATAAGTTGTTTTTATGATTATCAGACCGCCTTAACCCCAGATGAATATAAGATGGACTTCGAGACCTTCAAGTACTATGGTCATGAGAAGTTCATTGAAGACGTAATGATAAATGGATATGTTGACGTGGCAATAACTCAACCTCAGTATCTACTCTACTTTTATAAAAAACCTTTCGGGAACACAGAGGAATTTGGTAAATTAGCAGTAGAGAATCCATATCGTTTTGTTATAGGCACCAGATTTGACCCAAGGGATGGGGAAGAAGGAAAGAGACAATTGGAGGAAGACGTTAGGAAGTACAGGGTCAAACCATGGCAAATGAGACATGTTAAGTTGTATACAGCTGAGTGGAAAGAGGTTGACGGAAAGTTATCAAGGGGATGGAGGTTAGACTCAAAGGAGGCTTATGAATTCCTTGAGTTCAGTAAATCATTAGGTATAAACATCTTTGTTGCCCATAAGGGTCCCACAGTTTGGCCCTTAGATAAAGACTCATTTGACGTAAAGGACGTAGACGCGGTAGCCTCATCGTTCCCCGAACTTAAGTTTGTTGTAACCCATGTTGGACTACCTAGACTAGATGACTTTTGCTGGATAGCAACACAAGAGAAGAACGTATATGGAGGATTAGCAGTAGCCTCAGCTTTCATAAGGAAAAGACCCAAATATTTCGCTAGTATTATTGGGGAGTTGCTGTTCTGGTTGGGAGAAGACAGGGTTTTATGGGGTAGTGACTATGCTATTTGGAACCCTAAATGGCTAATAGAGGACTTCATGAAATTTGAATTACCAGAGGAGATCAAGAGGGAGTATGGCGTCGAGTTAACATTAGACACTAAGAAGAAGCTACTATACCAGAATGCCTCAAAACTATGGGATATACCACTAGAGGAAGTAATGAGAAGGGAAGATGACATAACGAGGAGGAGGAACTTACTTCATGTAAAGATGGAGGGGTAAGATACGGACGTAGAGAAAATACTAGATAGTGTATTTGATCCAGAGACTAATTACTCCATGTATAAGATGAGATTCCTAAAGGGATATTATGAGGACGATAAAGGAAACTTACACCTGATAATCTCTCCTCCCACCTTTTGGTGCCCTCCTCTTTTCCTCTACATTATGCTAGAGGAGATTAGAAATAGACTGCCTGATGCTATCATTGAGGTTAAGGACCATCATGACTCTAAGAAACTCTCAGAATGTATTAACAACGGTCTCAAGTTTCATGAGTGTTACAGTAACGAATCATTGAATGGTGATGAATACGAGAAAGTTAAGAGGACATTTGAGGAGAAGAGGAGTAATAAATACGGTAAGTTGGTACAACTTTCTTTAAATATAAATGGAGAATTATGTAAACTAATAGCTGAGGCGAAGGAAAGATGAAAGCTGTGAGAATTCATGAGTATAACAAGCCATTAAAGTTAGATGATGTACCTGAACCCAAGATATCATCCCCTTATGATATTATAGTAAAGATTAAGGGAGCAGGAGTTTGCAGAACTGACCTACACATTCAAGAGGGAGTTTGGAAGGACATATTCAATCCAAAACTTCCTTTTACCATAGGTCATGAGAACGTGGGAGTTGTGGAGACTAAAGGAGATAATGTAGACTGGTTGAACGTTGGAGACCAGGTAATCCTACATCCATATATAACATGCAGGAGATGTAAAGCTTGCAGGTCTGGGAATGACATGCATTGCCCCAATGGAAAATTTCCTGGTCTAGACGGTACTGACGGTGGATATGCCGAATATTTGAGGACATCAGCCTACTCAGCAATTGTAGTACCTAAGGGTGTTGACCTAATATCAATGGCTCCACTTGCAGACGCAGGCTTGACAGCTTACCACGCAGTCAAGAAGGTGTCTAAGGAACTTACCCCAGGCACATTTTTAGTAATAATTGGCGTAGGTGGTCTGGGGCACATAGGAATTCAAGTTGCTAAAGCGATCACGTCAGCCAGAATTATAGCAGTAGATCTGGATGAGGATAAGCTCAAGATGGCTAAGGAGTTAGGAGCAGACTACATAGTTAATGGCAAGGAAGCTATTCATGAGGTAAGAAAGATCACCGATAACGTGGGAGCCGATGTGGTCATTGACTTTGTTGGAGAGCATAATACGCCCAAAGACGCTGTGTCAATGATTAAGAAGGGAGGTACTTATTCAATAGTGGGATATGGTGGTGAATTCAGAGATCCAACTGTAGACTTCATTAGTAGGGAAATAAGTGTGTTAGGGAATTTAGTGGGAACCTATAACGAGTTAAGTGAATTGGTCCAATTATACGTGGAAGGTAAAGTGAAAGTAAGAGTTAAAACTTTCTCCCTGGACGAAGCAAATAAAGCCTTGGAGGAGTTAAGTAAAGGTTTAATTCCAGGGAGAGGAGTCCTTAAGCCATAATAGTTTTTTACCTCTTCAACTGTAGTCGGTTATAATATGAAAATCTTGTGTGTATATTTTCAAATGACTAGCGTAAAAAGAGGAGAAGGCAACATATTCCCTTTTTCCCAAACGCTCTAGACTTTCACAGTTAATATGCGAGCTGAGACCTGAAAATATCACGCCCCAGACCTCTTATACATAAGATATAAAAGTTTGGTATCAATCAAATTCTGAGATGTCTAAAGAGGACAGACTTACAGCGACCCACATAAAACTGATCATATTTAACGTTATAAGTTACACATTTCTGGTATACAACGCAAGCAGTGTTATAGCATACACTTCCCAAAATCTCGCCCAAGAGATCTTTCATGGTCTCTATCCGTTTTCAGTCATAGGAATTTATACAAGCTTAGTCCTATCTTATGGCTTCAGAATTGCAGGAGCCAGTCTATTAGGACCGCTATCAGATAAGCTAGGAAGAAGAGTTGCAACAATCATAGGAGGAATTGGCTCCTCTACTGCAACAGCTCTAATTGGGTTTCTTCCTCCTTATACTTCCATAGGAATATTTTCAATCATTTTGTACTTCCTACTGGTCTCAATTCAAGGTTTATTCACAGGACCATTAAGTGCAGGAGTCCAGGTCATAGGTGTGGAAAACTTACCTGAGAGGCACAGAGGTTGGTTTAGTGGTATAGGAATTGCAGTTAGCGGTACTGCATATCTGGTCGCCGTAGGTCTCTCACTCATATCAGGGAGTAATTGGAGGTTTCTATTCTGGGGGTCCTTAATCATTGTCCCCATATCCCTTTTAGCTCCAGAGTCGTCTAGGTTCAGGAAATTAAAGGAAAAAGTGAAAAGCCCTAGGAAGATTATCCTGGAGAAATACGGTAATTATCTGAAGTTTGCGTTTCTACTAAGTCTTCTGTGGGCTAGTGTCAACTTTGTGATAGGCATAATACTCCCTACATTCTTGTCCTTCGTCAATAACTTTACAGAGAGTGAAATTAGAGAGGTCATACTAGTATATTCATTGGTTAGTATAGTATCTGCCTTTGTTGGAGGAGAACTAAGTGAAGTCTTTGGTAGAAAAAGACTATCGCTAGTAGGAGGAATCCTTGGAATCTTGGTTAGTCCGATCTACTTCATCATAGCCTCGTTAAATAGTTTGTATTATGTTATTTTATATATTAGTTTGTTAACATTTTTGGGATTTTTAGGGGCGGGAGGTATACTTGCACTTGTTAACGAGAGTTTTCCTACCAACGTAAGAGGGACAGGAGTATCCATGAGTTGGAATATGGGTTTCTTTGGTGCTACGCTAGTAGCGTTAACTGTTGTATCACCGTCTTCCTATTTTAATGTTTTACCGTCAGGAGAATTTCTCGCACTTCTAATTTTGGGCTCATCCATAATTGCGGTCAGTTTATTTGCAATGGAGACAAGGGGGATGATAGATAAGGAAAAATAAAAAATATTATAGTGACCTGATGGAGGAAAAAATACGAGTTTTAGGGACTAAGTCTCTATCGAGGAACTCTTTCAACGAGCAGAGTGCTTTCTACAACTAATGTAAAAAGAAAGACTGTGCAGGTCATAGTCCTATCTTTAAATATTCTGATCATAATAAATCACTGTGTCTTTTGTGTTAGCCTAATTTGAGATAAGTGTATTTACTATTCCCATCAAGCCTCGATTTGGAGAGGGATATAAAGTCTTTATATGACCTTTAAGCTCTAATTATCTTGTGGGTTTATGTCAAAGGAAATTAGTGTTGAGGGAATTCTTGTTGGCGGTTATACCGATGAAAGAGCTAAATCAGGTTTAACTGTCATAGTCACTGAAGGGGATAACGTAGCTGGCATCTCACAAAGAGGGGGCTCACCAGCTACTTTAAACACAGATCTTTTGAGACCAGGTCATAGACAAGATCAATCAGTTAATGCCATTGTCCTGACTGGAAGGAGTGTATTTGGATTTAGGGCTGTACAAGGTGTTGTTCAAGAGTTGTTCAATAAAAAAGTTGGGTTTAAGATAGCAAATCTACGAATTCCCATAGTGTCAGCAGCTGCAATATATGACCTATATGAAAATTCTATCCTTCCAACAGAGGAGTGGGGATTCAAGGCTCTCGAATCACTATCAACTGAGATTCCCATAGGAAGATATTGGGCAGGAAAGGGAGGTACGGTAGGTAAGGTAGGAGGTCTAAAATATGCCAAACCTGGAGGTCAGGGTTACTACGAGCTGAGAAAAGGGAATGTTAAAGTTGGAGTTATTGTTGTACTCAATAGTGTCGGCAATATATATGACGAGAGTGGAAAATTGATCGCAGGAAATGAATTCACATCTGTAGACGAAAATACTTTGGGGACAACTTTAGGAGTGGTAATTACAAATGCTAAACTATCGAACTCTGACGCCTGTAGATTAGCTAGTATAGTCGAGAATGGCTTCTCTTCGGTTATAAGACCATATAACCTCTCCTTGGATGGTGATACTGTTTTCGCCATAGCTACAAACAGAGTCGAAGTTAAATTCGATGAGCTGAACGCAATGGCTTATGAAGCAGCTAGGAAGGCTGTAGTATCTGTATACTCAGAGGGACAATGAGCGATACAGAACCATGTAAAACGTAACTGTGCTATTAGAAAGTTAAATACCCATTTTACCTAAAATGTATACATGCCTTTTTATGGCTTAACTAAGGAACAGTGGTTATCCGTACTGGGGGCGTGGGCAGGATGGCTTATGGATGGTTACACTAGCATAGCTTACGCATTGGCTGCTGTAACCCTATCTCACCTTTTCTTTCCTGTATCAAACCAAGTAATAAGCCTCATAGCCACGTTTGGAGGTTTAGCCACTGGTGCAATTGCAAGACCCATTGGCTCCCTAATATTTGGTAATTTCATCGGGGATAAACTAGGAAGAAGAAGTATGCTTACTGTTACCATATTAGGCTTCTCCATATTCGGAGCCTCTAAGGGGTTACTTCCTACTTACTCTCAAGTTGGTATTTTGGCTCCCATCCTAATCTACTTAGTCCTTTTTCTCGAGGGAATGTTCGCAGGAGCGGAATATGGGGGAGGTACGTCTCTAGCTCTAGAAAATGTTCCAATTGATAAAAGAGCTTTTATCGGTGCATTTATTCAGAGCGGATTTGGAACTGGATACTTCATAATCAGTCTTGTTTACTCTGGTATTTACAACCTGTTCTTGAACGATTTTCAAACGATAGGCTGGAGGATATTCTTCCTAACATGCCTTGTACCTGGTGTTCTGACTCTTGTGATTAGATTAATATCAAAAGAGACTCCAGTCTTTGAGGAAATGAGAAAGAGGGAGGAAATACTGAAGGTTCCTATAAAGACTCTGTTTAAGGACTCATATATTCAAATACTGATTGGTCTACTGATAACCAGCGGATTGCTTTACATTAATAATGCCACCTTCAACATATATCCAACAGTCATGACTCTCAATGATATTCAAGGAGGACTGGTAGGTATTGGAGTTGCTATAATAAACCTTGTCTCGCTTTTCGGTGTTTGGACTGGAGGACTTTTGGCTAACTTGATCTCTGGCAGAAAGAGACCAATGTTAATTTACGCTATATTGTTCACAGTGTCTATTTATCCAATTTTATACTTTGGTATTACTAACAACTTTACAACTGCAACTACGGTGTTTAGTATACAGGCTTTTCTAGAGGCAATGATATTCTCCACTCTACCCTCCTTCCTCAGTGAACAGTTCAGCAAAAAATATAGGACAACTGGTGTTGGTTTCACTTACAATGGAGGTGCTATAGTTGGAGGGTTTTCCATTAGTATAATATTCGCAATTTCTACCTACATAGGACTCCTCAACTCATGGTTCATTAACTTGACCATTGCATCAATAGCTATGATCATAGGTATTTTGATATCCAAAGAGACATATTATATTGGCAAGGAGGATCCAATAAGGAAGTAATGTATATCCCAAATGACTTAACAGTAGGATAAGAGCAAATGCACAACTAGGAGATGTTTGCTTCACTCAATAGTCTTAGTGTAAATATATTTTGGCTAACATAAATTATAAATTGAACAAAAATGGACATTGATAGGCTCTTTTCAGTAAAAGGCATGAATGCTGTTGTTTTAGGAGCATCCAGTGGTATAGGAAAAGCCATAGCTGAGATGTTCTCAGAAATGGGAGGTAAAGTCGTACTGAGCGATATTGATGAAGAAGGGTTAAAGAGGCTCTCTGACTCCCTGAGGTCGAGAGGTCATGAAGTAAACCACATGAAATGTGACATAACTGACCTCAATCAGGTAAAG is from Sulfolobus acidocaldarius DSM 639 and encodes:
- a CDS encoding amidohydrolase family protein, whose product is MIEYKSGRREEIPVIDYHAHIWKAGESNWLRPELAKGWISCFYDYQTALTPDEYKMDFETFKYYGHEKFIEDVMINGYVDVAITQPQYLLYFYKKPFGNTEEFGKLAVENPYRFVIGTRFDPRDGEEGKRQLEEDVRKYRVKPWQMRHVKLYTAEWKEVDGKLSRGWRLDSKEAYEFLEFSKSLGINIFVAHKGPTVWPLDKDSFDVKDVDAVASSFPELKFVVTHVGLPRLDDFCWIATQEKNVYGGLAVASAFIRKRPKYFASIIGELLFWLGEDRVLWGSDYAIWNPKWLIEDFMKFELPEEIKREYGVELTLDTKKKLLYQNASKLWDIPLEEVMRREDDITRRRNLLHVKMEG
- a CDS encoding NAD(P)-dependent alcohol dehydrogenase, coding for MKAVRIHEYNKPLKLDDVPEPKISSPYDIIVKIKGAGVCRTDLHIQEGVWKDIFNPKLPFTIGHENVGVVETKGDNVDWLNVGDQVILHPYITCRRCKACRSGNDMHCPNGKFPGLDGTDGGYAEYLRTSAYSAIVVPKGVDLISMAPLADAGLTAYHAVKKVSKELTPGTFLVIIGVGGLGHIGIQVAKAITSARIIAVDLDEDKLKMAKELGADYIVNGKEAIHEVRKITDNVGADVVIDFVGEHNTPKDAVSMIKKGGTYSIVGYGGEFRDPTVDFISREISVLGNLVGTYNELSELVQLYVEGKVKVRVKTFSLDEANKALEELSKGLIPGRGVLKP
- a CDS encoding metal-sulfur cluster biosynthetic enzyme; its protein translation is MRFLKGYYEDDKGNLHLIISPPTFWCPPLFLYIMLEEIRNRLPDAIIEVKDHHDSKKLSECINNGLKFHECYSNESLNGDEYEKVKRTFEEKRSNKYGKLVQLSLNINGELCKLIAEAKER
- a CDS encoding MFS transporter, with amino-acid sequence MPFYGLTKEQWLSVLGAWAGWLMDGYTSIAYALAAVTLSHLFFPVSNQVISLIATFGGLATGAIARPIGSLIFGNFIGDKLGRRSMLTVTILGFSIFGASKGLLPTYSQVGILAPILIYLVLFLEGMFAGAEYGGGTSLALENVPIDKRAFIGAFIQSGFGTGYFIISLVYSGIYNLFLNDFQTIGWRIFFLTCLVPGVLTLVIRLISKETPVFEEMRKREEILKVPIKTLFKDSYIQILIGLLITSGLLYINNATFNIYPTVMTLNDIQGGLVGIGVAIINLVSLFGVWTGGLLANLISGRKRPMLIYAILFTVSIYPILYFGITNNFTTATTVFSIQAFLEAMIFSTLPSFLSEQFSKKYRTTGVGFTYNGGAIVGGFSISIIFAISTYIGLLNSWFINLTIASIAMIIGILISKETYYIGKEDPIRK
- a CDS encoding MFS transporter — protein: MSKEDRLTATHIKLIIFNVISYTFLVYNASSVIAYTSQNLAQEIFHGLYPFSVIGIYTSLVLSYGFRIAGASLLGPLSDKLGRRVATIIGGIGSSTATALIGFLPPYTSIGIFSIILYFLLVSIQGLFTGPLSAGVQVIGVENLPERHRGWFSGIGIAVSGTAYLVAVGLSLISGSNWRFLFWGSLIIVPISLLAPESSRFRKLKEKVKSPRKIILEKYGNYLKFAFLLSLLWASVNFVIGIILPTFLSFVNNFTESEIREVILVYSLVSIVSAFVGGELSEVFGRKRLSLVGGILGILVSPIYFIIASLNSLYYVILYISLLTFLGFLGAGGILALVNESFPTNVRGTGVSMSWNMGFFGATLVALTVVSPSSYFNVLPSGEFLALLILGSSIIAVSLFAMETRGMIDKEK
- a CDS encoding P1 family peptidase; the protein is MSKEISVEGILVGGYTDERAKSGLTVIVTEGDNVAGISQRGGSPATLNTDLLRPGHRQDQSVNAIVLTGRSVFGFRAVQGVVQELFNKKVGFKIANLRIPIVSAAAIYDLYENSILPTEEWGFKALESLSTEIPIGRYWAGKGGTVGKVGGLKYAKPGGQGYYELRKGNVKVGVIVVLNSVGNIYDESGKLIAGNEFTSVDENTLGTTLGVVITNAKLSNSDACRLASIVENGFSSVIRPYNLSLDGDTVFAIATNRVEVKFDELNAMAYEAARKAVVSVYSEGQ